A single genomic interval of Saccharothrix saharensis harbors:
- the truB gene encoding tRNA pseudouridine(55) synthase TruB — MSATSRPPVPPGLVVIDKPDGMTSHDVVARVRRILGTRKVGHAGTLDPMATGVLVLGIERATKLLGHLALDSKAYLSTIRLGSATTTDDAEGEVLSTTDASEVDEDAIRAGVAKLTGAIEQVPSAVSAVKIDGKRAYARVRAGEAVEIPARPVTVHRFDVLAIRREEAATELDVMVECSSGTYVRALARDLGADLGVGGHLAALRRTRVGPFDLRVAKTLEQLESAPGLSLDLDAAVSTAFPRREIAPREAIALSHGQRLAAGGLDGTYGVFGPDGHVVALAKDEGPIAKPLVVLAPVG, encoded by the coding sequence GTGTCCGCAACCTCTCGTCCTCCTGTCCCGCCCGGCCTCGTCGTGATCGACAAGCCCGACGGCATGACCTCCCACGACGTGGTGGCCCGGGTCCGCCGCATCCTCGGCACCCGCAAGGTCGGGCACGCGGGCACGCTCGACCCGATGGCGACCGGCGTGCTCGTGCTCGGCATCGAGCGGGCCACCAAGCTGCTCGGCCACCTCGCGCTGGACAGCAAGGCCTACCTGTCGACCATCCGCCTGGGCTCGGCCACGACCACCGACGACGCCGAGGGTGAGGTGCTGTCCACCACCGACGCGTCCGAAGTGGACGAGGACGCGATCCGGGCGGGCGTGGCCAAGCTGACCGGTGCGATCGAGCAGGTGCCCAGCGCGGTGAGCGCGGTGAAGATCGACGGCAAGCGCGCGTACGCGCGGGTCCGCGCCGGCGAGGCCGTGGAGATCCCGGCGCGCCCGGTGACGGTGCACCGCTTCGACGTGCTGGCGATCCGCCGCGAGGAGGCCGCCACCGAGCTCGACGTGATGGTGGAGTGCTCGTCCGGCACCTACGTCCGCGCGCTGGCCCGCGACCTGGGCGCGGACCTCGGCGTCGGCGGCCACCTGGCGGCCCTGCGCCGCACCCGCGTCGGCCCGTTCGACCTGCGCGTGGCCAAGACCCTGGAGCAGCTGGAGAGCGCGCCCGGGCTGTCGCTGGACCTGGACGCCGCCGTGTCCACCGCCTTCCCCCGCCGCGAGATCGCGCCGCGCGAGGCGATCGCCCTGTCGCACGGCCAGCGCCTGGCCGCGGGCGGCCTGGACGGCACGTACGGCGTCTTCGGCCCGGACGGCCACGTGGTCGCGCTGGCCAAGGACGAGGGCCCGATCGCCAAGCCGTTGGTGGTACTCGCGCCGGTCGGATGA
- a CDS encoding bifunctional riboflavin kinase/FAD synthetase produces MQRWRGLDHLPGGWGRCVVTIGVFDGVHRGHQALIDRAVGLAEEKGVPSVLITFDPHPSEVVRPGSHPAQLTSLRRRAELVEGLGVDVFCVIPFTAEVARTPADEFAHEVLVEQLHVAAVVVGENFTFGHKAAGTVELLRALGKRFGFVTEGADLVTDDGVTYSSTYIRACIDAGDVAAAAQALGRPHRLEGIVVRGDGRGKELGFPTANLSTTRFAAVPADGVYACWFVHGSGRRLKAAVSVGTNPTFSGRERRVEAFVLDVDEDFYGQRVALDFVDRLRDMEKFDGVESLLEQMHRDVATTRDLLTDPGDA; encoded by the coding sequence GTGCAACGCTGGAGAGGGCTCGACCACCTGCCCGGCGGCTGGGGCCGCTGCGTGGTGACCATCGGCGTGTTCGACGGGGTGCACCGCGGGCACCAGGCGCTGATCGACCGTGCGGTCGGGTTGGCCGAGGAGAAGGGCGTGCCCAGCGTCCTGATCACCTTCGACCCGCACCCGTCCGAAGTGGTCCGACCGGGCAGCCACCCGGCGCAGCTGACCAGCCTGCGCCGCCGCGCGGAACTGGTGGAGGGCCTGGGCGTGGACGTGTTCTGCGTCATCCCGTTCACCGCCGAGGTGGCGCGCACCCCGGCCGACGAGTTCGCGCACGAGGTGCTGGTGGAGCAGCTGCACGTGGCGGCCGTGGTGGTGGGGGAGAACTTCACGTTCGGCCACAAGGCGGCCGGCACCGTGGAGCTGCTGCGCGCGCTGGGCAAGAGGTTCGGTTTCGTGACCGAGGGGGCGGATCTGGTGACCGACGACGGGGTGACGTACTCGTCGACCTACATCCGGGCGTGCATCGACGCGGGCGACGTGGCCGCCGCGGCGCAGGCGCTCGGCCGGCCGCACCGGCTGGAGGGCATCGTGGTGCGCGGTGACGGCCGGGGCAAGGAGCTCGGCTTCCCCACGGCCAACCTGTCCACCACGCGGTTCGCCGCCGTGCCCGCGGACGGCGTGTACGCGTGCTGGTTCGTGCACGGGTCGGGCCGCCGGCTCAAGGCCGCCGTCAGCGTGGGCACCAACCCGACGTTCTCCGGCCGGGAACGGCGGGTCGAGGCGTTCGTGCTCGACGTGGACGAGGACTTCTACGGCCAGCGCGTGGCGCTCGACTTCGTGGACCGGCTGCGGGACATGGAGAAGTTCGACGGCGTCGAGTCGCTGCTGGAGCAGATGCACCGCGACGTGGCCACGACCCGTGACCTCCTGACGGATCCGGGTGACGCCTGA
- a CDS encoding helix-turn-helix domain-containing protein, giving the protein MEDHKIVQRNLALQREWYGEPLGDRVRRLVVAFNVSQAQLADVLGISAPMLSQVMSGRRAKIGNPSVLARMIMLERKVLTPDVASGSPEALQLALEDVRQSKPTVSRDSLPVNGSADDEAVVFPFLRRLADRRELSQAADVLGEDFPALAELLRRAGKGRDA; this is encoded by the coding sequence GTGGAGGACCACAAGATCGTCCAGCGCAACCTCGCGTTGCAGCGGGAGTGGTACGGGGAGCCCTTGGGCGACCGGGTGCGGCGGTTGGTGGTCGCGTTCAACGTCTCGCAGGCGCAGCTCGCCGACGTGCTGGGCATCAGCGCCCCCATGCTGAGCCAGGTCATGAGCGGCCGCCGGGCCAAGATCGGCAACCCGTCCGTGCTGGCGCGGATGATCATGTTGGAGCGCAAGGTCCTCACCCCCGACGTGGCGTCCGGCTCGCCCGAGGCCTTGCAGCTCGCCCTGGAGGACGTGCGGCAGTCGAAGCCCACCGTGAGCCGCGACTCACTGCCGGTGAACGGCAGCGCGGACGACGAGGCCGTGGTGTTCCCGTTCCTGCGCCGCCTGGCCGACCGCCGCGAGCTGTCGCAGGCCGCCGACGTGCTGGGCGAGGACTTCCCGGCCCTGGCGGAGCTGCTGCGCCGCGCGGGCAAGGGCCGCGACGCCTGA
- a CDS encoding 2'-5' RNA ligase family protein — protein MSLFSAIFPPADVVDELHDALLPIRRAHPRLRWQHPARWHVTVRFFGEAEPADQLAGLDRVTAPVLRLRGSGTFRQVLWIGVDGALAELGEAAHVPPDWRPHLTVARGAPLPHVEFTGREWTATEVVLVRSRPVEGYAVLDRVPLSTSNA, from the coding sequence GTGAGCCTGTTCTCCGCGATCTTCCCGCCCGCCGACGTCGTCGACGAGCTGCACGACGCCCTCCTCCCGATCCGTCGGGCCCACCCGCGGCTGCGCTGGCAACACCCGGCCCGCTGGCACGTCACCGTCCGGTTCTTCGGCGAGGCCGAGCCCGCCGACCAGCTCGCCGGCCTGGACCGCGTCACCGCGCCCGTCCTGCGGCTGCGCGGCAGCGGCACGTTCCGCCAGGTGCTGTGGATCGGCGTGGACGGCGCGCTGGCCGAGCTGGGCGAGGCGGCGCACGTGCCGCCGGACTGGCGCCCGCACCTCACCGTCGCCCGCGGTGCACCGCTGCCGCACGTGGAGTTCACCGGTCGTGAGTGGACCGCGACCGAGGTCGTGCTGGTCCGCAGCCGTCCGGTGGAGGGCTACGCGGTGCTCGACCGAGTGCCCTTGAGCACGTCAAACGCGTAG
- the rpsO gene encoding 30S ribosomal protein S15 has product MALTTQEKKTILAEYGVHDTDTGSAEAQVALLSKRIADLTEHLKKHKHDHHSRRGLLLLVGRRRRLLNYLQKVDIQRYRALIGRLGLRR; this is encoded by the coding sequence GTGGCACTGACCACCCAGGAAAAGAAGACCATCCTCGCCGAGTACGGCGTCCACGACACGGACACCGGTTCCGCCGAGGCCCAGGTCGCGCTGCTGAGCAAGCGCATCGCCGACCTGACGGAGCACCTGAAGAAGCACAAGCACGACCACCACTCGCGTCGTGGCCTGCTCCTGCTGGTCGGCCGGCGTCGCCGGCTGCTGAACTACCTCCAGAAGGTGGACATCCAGCGCTACCGCGCCCTCATCGGGCGGCTCGGCCTGCGCAGGTGA
- a CDS encoding polyribonucleotide nucleotidyltransferase yields the protein MTDIEVHETSAVIDNGRFGTRTIRFETGRLARQAAGSVVAYLDDETMLLSATTASKHPKEHFDFFPLTVDVEERMYAAGRIPGSFFRREGRPSTDAILTCRLIDRPLRPSFVDGLRNEIQVVITVMSLNPADLYDVVAINAASASTQLAGLPFSGPIGGVRVALIEGQWVAFPTHEQLEKAVFDMVVAGRVVGDDVAIMMVEAEATEKAIDLIGEGAQAPTEEVVAAGLEAAKPFIKVLCDAQAQLAQVAAKATGEFPTYPAYQPDAFEAVEQAGAGELAQALTIAGKQERESRIDEVKASVLEKLAEQFEGREKEVGAAFRSLTKKLVRQRILRDKVRIDGRGLTEIRSLSAEVEVIPRAHGSALFERGETQILGVTTLNMLRMEQQIDSLSPETHKRYLHHYNFPPFSTGETGRVGSPKRREIGHGALAERALMPVLPKREEFPYAIRQVSEALGSNGSTSMGSVCASTMSLLNAGVPLKAPVSGIAMGLVSDEVDGKTEYVALTDILGAEDAFGDMDFKVAGTKEFVTALQLDTKLDGIPSDVLAGALGQARDARLTILEVMAEAIDSPDEMSPFAPRVTSVKIPTDKIGEVIGPKGKMINSITEQTGADISIEDDGTIYVGAADGPSAEAAIGLINAIANPQLPKVGERFLGTVVKTAAFGAFVSLLPGKDGLIHISKLGNGKRINKVEDVVNVGDKLRVEIADIDQRGKISLVLVNEDADAAPAADNPAQDAAPAEAEASAQ from the coding sequence ATGACGGACATCGAGGTCCACGAGACTTCCGCTGTGATCGACAACGGTCGGTTCGGCACGCGCACCATCCGCTTCGAGACCGGCCGCCTGGCGCGCCAGGCGGCGGGCTCGGTCGTCGCCTACCTGGACGACGAGACGATGCTGCTGTCGGCGACGACGGCGTCGAAGCACCCCAAGGAGCACTTCGACTTCTTCCCCCTCACGGTGGACGTCGAGGAGCGCATGTACGCCGCGGGCCGCATCCCCGGCTCGTTCTTCCGCCGCGAAGGCCGCCCGTCGACCGACGCGATCCTGACCTGCCGGCTGATCGACCGGCCGCTGCGCCCGTCCTTCGTGGACGGTCTGCGCAACGAGATCCAGGTCGTCATCACGGTGATGAGCCTGAACCCGGCCGACCTGTACGACGTCGTGGCGATCAACGCCGCGTCGGCGTCCACGCAGCTCGCGGGCCTGCCGTTCTCCGGCCCCATCGGCGGCGTCCGGGTGGCGCTGATCGAGGGCCAGTGGGTGGCGTTCCCGACCCACGAGCAGCTGGAGAAGGCCGTGTTCGACATGGTCGTCGCCGGTCGCGTGGTGGGTGACGACGTCGCGATCATGATGGTCGAGGCCGAGGCCACCGAGAAGGCGATCGACCTGATCGGCGAGGGCGCGCAGGCGCCCACCGAGGAGGTCGTGGCCGCCGGCCTCGAGGCCGCCAAGCCGTTCATCAAGGTGCTGTGCGACGCGCAGGCGCAGCTCGCGCAGGTCGCGGCGAAGGCCACCGGCGAGTTCCCGACCTACCCGGCCTACCAGCCCGACGCCTTCGAGGCCGTCGAGCAGGCCGGCGCGGGCGAGCTGGCGCAGGCGCTGACCATCGCGGGCAAGCAGGAGCGCGAGTCCCGCATCGACGAGGTCAAGGCGTCGGTGCTGGAGAAGCTGGCCGAGCAGTTCGAGGGGCGCGAGAAGGAGGTCGGCGCGGCGTTCCGCTCGCTGACCAAGAAGCTGGTGCGCCAGCGCATCCTGCGCGACAAGGTGCGCATCGACGGCCGCGGCCTCACCGAGATCCGGTCGCTGTCGGCCGAGGTCGAGGTCATCCCGCGGGCGCACGGCTCGGCGCTGTTCGAGCGCGGCGAGACTCAGATCCTGGGTGTCACCACGCTGAACATGCTGCGCATGGAGCAGCAGATCGACTCGCTGTCCCCGGAGACGCACAAGCGCTACCTGCACCACTACAACTTCCCGCCGTTCTCCACCGGTGAGACCGGCCGCGTGGGCTCGCCCAAGCGGCGCGAGATCGGCCACGGCGCGCTGGCCGAGCGGGCGCTGATGCCCGTGCTGCCCAAGCGCGAGGAGTTCCCCTACGCGATCCGCCAGGTGTCCGAGGCGCTGGGCTCCAACGGCTCGACGTCCATGGGCTCGGTCTGCGCGTCCACGATGTCGCTGCTCAACGCCGGCGTGCCGCTGAAGGCGCCGGTCTCGGGCATCGCCATGGGCCTGGTGTCCGACGAGGTCGACGGCAAGACGGAGTACGTCGCGCTGACCGACATCCTCGGCGCCGAGGACGCGTTCGGCGACATGGACTTCAAGGTCGCCGGCACCAAGGAGTTCGTCACCGCGCTCCAGCTCGACACCAAGCTCGACGGCATCCCGTCCGACGTGCTCGCGGGCGCGCTGGGCCAGGCTCGCGACGCGCGCCTGACCATCCTGGAGGTCATGGCCGAGGCCATCGACAGCCCGGACGAGATGAGCCCGTTCGCGCCGCGCGTGACGTCGGTCAAGATCCCGACCGACAAGATCGGCGAGGTCATCGGCCCGAAGGGCAAGATGATCAACTCGATCACCGAGCAGACCGGTGCCGACATCTCCATCGAGGACGACGGCACGATCTACGTCGGCGCGGCGGACGGCCCGTCGGCCGAGGCCGCGATCGGCCTGATCAACGCGATCGCGAACCCGCAGCTGCCGAAGGTGGGCGAGCGCTTCCTGGGCACCGTGGTGAAGACCGCGGCGTTCGGCGCGTTCGTGTCCCTGCTCCCGGGCAAGGACGGCCTGATCCACATCTCCAAGCTGGGCAACGGCAAGCGCATCAACAAGGTCGAGGACGTCGTCAACGTCGGCGACAAGCTCCGCGTCGAGATCGCGGACATCGACCAGCGCGGCAAGATCAGCCTGGTGCTGGTGAACGAGGACGCGGACGCGGCCCCGGCTGCCGACAACCCCGCCCAGGACGCCGCACCCGCCGAGGCCGAGGCCTCCGCGCAGTGA
- a CDS encoding M16 family metallopeptidase, producing MSLERGDAGLAVRRSVLPSGLRVITERIPGVRSASVGLWVQVGSRDERVEVAGAAHYLEHLLFKGTARRTAAQIAEEIDAVGGELNAFTAKEHTCYYAHVLDEDLPLAMDLVCDVVFDALCEPRDFETERGVVLEEIAMRDDDPEDLLHDAFLDALLGEHALGRPVLGTEQSIGDMDRDALFGFYKKRYTLPRMVLAVAGNIDHAQVMRLVRKQIGDRLDRVGTPVAPRAGRARIPGSRKLVLHSDDTEQAHLMLGVRGLDRHDERRFALNVLNAALGGGMSSRLFQEVRERRGLAYQVYSSVGLYADAGTWSVYAGCQPDRLGDVAGVVRDVLSTVAREGLSDAEVARGKGQLRGGLVLGLEDTSSRMSRIGKGELNYGDYLSVEQTLARIDAVTAADVAALARDLLRRPVAAAVVGPYAHADDLPPQVHEVIS from the coding sequence GTGTCGCTGGAACGCGGTGACGCGGGTCTGGCCGTGCGCCGCAGCGTGCTGCCGTCGGGGCTGAGGGTCATCACCGAGCGCATCCCCGGCGTGCGGTCGGCGTCGGTGGGCCTGTGGGTGCAGGTCGGGTCGCGCGACGAGCGGGTCGAGGTCGCGGGCGCCGCGCACTACCTGGAGCACCTGCTGTTCAAGGGCACGGCACGGCGCACGGCGGCGCAGATCGCGGAGGAGATCGACGCGGTCGGCGGCGAGCTGAACGCGTTCACCGCCAAGGAGCACACCTGCTACTACGCGCACGTCCTGGACGAGGACCTGCCGCTGGCCATGGACCTCGTGTGCGACGTGGTGTTCGACGCGCTGTGCGAGCCGCGCGACTTCGAGACCGAGCGCGGCGTCGTGCTCGAAGAGATCGCCATGCGCGACGACGACCCGGAAGACCTGCTGCACGACGCGTTCCTGGACGCCCTGCTGGGCGAGCACGCGCTCGGCCGGCCGGTGCTGGGCACCGAGCAGTCCATCGGGGACATGGACCGCGACGCGCTGTTCGGCTTCTACAAGAAGCGGTACACGCTGCCGCGGATGGTGCTCGCGGTGGCGGGCAACATCGACCACGCGCAGGTGATGCGCCTGGTGCGCAAGCAGATCGGCGACCGGCTCGACCGCGTCGGCACGCCCGTCGCGCCGCGTGCCGGCCGGGCCCGCATCCCGGGGTCGCGCAAGCTGGTGCTGCACTCCGACGACACCGAGCAGGCGCACCTGATGCTGGGCGTGCGCGGCCTGGACCGGCACGACGAGCGCCGGTTCGCGTTGAACGTGCTCAACGCCGCGCTGGGCGGCGGGATGAGCTCGCGGCTGTTCCAGGAGGTCCGGGAACGGCGCGGCCTGGCCTACCAGGTGTACTCGTCGGTCGGCCTGTACGCGGACGCGGGCACGTGGTCGGTCTACGCGGGCTGCCAGCCGGACCGGCTCGGCGACGTGGCGGGCGTGGTGCGCGACGTGCTGTCCACCGTGGCGCGCGAGGGGTTGAGCGACGCGGAGGTGGCCCGCGGCAAGGGCCAGCTGCGCGGCGGGCTCGTGCTGGGCCTGGAGGACACCAGCTCGCGGATGTCGCGCATCGGCAAGGGCGAGCTGAACTACGGCGACTACCTGTCGGTGGAGCAGACGTTGGCGCGCATCGACGCGGTCACCGCGGCCGACGTGGCCGCGTTGGCGCGGGACTTGCTGCGACGCCCCGTCGCCGCCGCCGTGGTCGGCCCTTACGCTCACGCCGACGATCTGCCGCCCCAGGTGCACGAGGTGATCTCTTGA
- the dapB gene encoding 4-hydroxy-tetrahydrodipicolinate reductase — protein sequence MTAQSPLDPATRSPAEPLRVGVIGARGRMGAEVCRAVEAAPDMEVVAMVDAGDWLFNLADAGAQVAVDFTSPEVVMDNIRFCVDNDIHAVVGTSGFDAQRLGTVSEWLDRKPELGVLVAPNFAIGAVLSMRFAELAAPYYESAEVIELHHPRKVDAPSGTAAHTARLISQAREAAGSGPMPDATTQEAPGARGALVGDVRVHSLRVAGLIAHQEVVFGTEGETLTLRHDSLDRKSFMPGVLLAVRSIARHPGLSVGLDKYMDL from the coding sequence TTGACTGCCCAGTCCCCGCTCGACCCTGCCACCAGGTCTCCGGCCGAACCGCTCCGCGTGGGCGTCATCGGCGCCAGGGGCCGCATGGGCGCCGAGGTGTGCCGCGCGGTCGAGGCCGCGCCGGACATGGAAGTCGTCGCGATGGTCGACGCGGGCGACTGGCTGTTCAACCTGGCCGACGCCGGGGCGCAGGTCGCGGTCGACTTCACCAGCCCCGAGGTGGTGATGGACAACATCCGGTTCTGCGTCGACAACGACATCCACGCCGTGGTCGGCACCTCCGGGTTCGACGCCCAGCGGCTGGGCACCGTGTCGGAGTGGCTGGACCGGAAGCCGGAGCTGGGCGTGCTGGTCGCGCCGAACTTCGCCATCGGCGCGGTGCTGTCCATGCGGTTCGCCGAGCTGGCCGCCCCCTACTACGAGTCGGCCGAGGTCATCGAGCTGCACCACCCGCGCAAGGTGGACGCGCCCTCCGGCACGGCCGCGCACACCGCCCGGCTGATCTCGCAGGCGCGGGAGGCGGCCGGGTCGGGCCCGATGCCGGACGCGACGACCCAGGAGGCGCCCGGCGCCCGTGGCGCGCTCGTCGGCGACGTGCGGGTGCACTCGCTGCGCGTGGCCGGGCTGATCGCGCACCAGGAGGTCGTGTTCGGCACGGAGGGCGAGACGCTGACGCTGCGGCACGACTCGCTGGACCGCAAGTCGTTCATGCCGGGCGTGCTGCTGGCCGTGCGGTCGATCGCGCGGCACCCGGGGCTGTCCGTGGGGCTCGACAAGTACATGGACCTCTGA
- a CDS encoding tetratricopeptide repeat protein — MKTRTVAFLVTAALVVYFVLLGGRAVVLLGTGDPVGIGLGVGVLVLPLIGAWIAWTNLRFGFTTQRMARQLDAEGGLLDTSDLPRRPSGRVDRDAADAWFEQRRADVEARPRDWRTWFLLAQAYDLAGDRGRARETMRKAIDLYGSPTNPV, encoded by the coding sequence GTGAAGACCAGGACCGTCGCGTTCCTCGTCACCGCCGCCCTGGTGGTGTACTTCGTGCTGCTCGGCGGCCGGGCCGTGGTGCTGCTGGGCACCGGCGACCCGGTCGGCATCGGCCTCGGCGTCGGCGTGCTGGTGCTGCCGCTGATCGGCGCGTGGATCGCGTGGACGAACCTGAGGTTCGGCTTCACCACCCAGCGGATGGCGCGGCAGCTCGACGCCGAGGGCGGTCTCCTCGACACGTCGGACCTGCCGCGCCGCCCGTCCGGCCGGGTGGACCGGGACGCGGCCGACGCGTGGTTCGAGCAGCGCCGCGCGGACGTGGAGGCGCGCCCGCGGGACTGGCGGACGTGGTTCCTGCTGGCGCAGGCCTACGACCTGGCCGGGGATCGCGGCCGGGCGCGGGAGACGATGCGGAAGGCGATCGACCTCTAC